One Roseomonas gilardii subsp. gilardii genomic region harbors:
- a CDS encoding 2-aminoethylphosphonate--pyruvate transaminase has product MLLLTPGPVQTDPRVRAAMAVDIAPWDLDFRAEYAELREKVVEVAGGTPGHHVTLPLQGSGHFIVEAAIRTFVPVGGAFLVPMNGQYAERIWRLASEAGRRPIAIPVPDTRPVTAREIAAGFAAHPEASHLIAVVSETGSGIVNDPAVMGEAVRRAGRRMILDMVSAFGAWPFRLAEHEEIDAVTFTSNKCLEGMPGLGFAVCPADRTRERAGMAGSWSLDLGDVMVTAERAGWGSFRFTPPVQALRAFGVALELYEAEGGQRVRLARYRENMRVLMDGMTALGLRPYLSPEHQGPIIATFQQPPGPEAGGRFVLQDFVDALKQRGVLISNFHTTQAPTLRIGCIGAITPDDMRHAVAVMGEVLEEMGVLA; this is encoded by the coding sequence GAATATGCCGAACTCCGCGAGAAGGTCGTGGAGGTGGCGGGCGGCACGCCCGGGCACCATGTCACCCTGCCGCTGCAGGGCTCCGGCCATTTCATCGTGGAGGCCGCGATCCGCACCTTCGTGCCGGTGGGCGGGGCCTTCCTGGTGCCGATGAACGGGCAGTATGCGGAGCGGATCTGGCGGCTGGCCAGCGAGGCGGGGCGCAGGCCCATCGCCATCCCCGTGCCCGACACCCGCCCGGTGACGGCGCGGGAGATCGCCGCCGGCTTCGCCGCGCATCCGGAGGCGAGCCATCTGATCGCCGTGGTCAGCGAGACCGGCAGCGGCATCGTCAACGACCCCGCCGTGATGGGGGAGGCGGTGCGCAGGGCCGGGCGGCGCATGATCCTGGACATGGTCAGCGCCTTCGGCGCCTGGCCCTTCCGCCTCGCCGAGCATGAGGAGATCGACGCCGTCACCTTCACCTCCAACAAGTGCCTGGAGGGCATGCCGGGGCTGGGCTTCGCCGTCTGCCCGGCCGACCGCACGCGTGAGCGCGCCGGCATGGCCGGGAGCTGGAGCCTCGACCTCGGCGACGTCATGGTCACCGCCGAGCGCGCGGGCTGGGGCTCCTTCCGCTTCACGCCGCCCGTGCAGGCGCTGCGTGCCTTCGGCGTGGCGCTGGAGCTCTACGAGGCCGAGGGCGGGCAGAGGGTCCGCCTCGCCCGCTACCGCGAGAACATGCGGGTGCTGATGGACGGGATGACGGCGCTGGGGCTGCGCCCCTATCTGTCGCCGGAACACCAGGGCCCGATCATCGCCACCTTCCAACAGCCGCCCGGGCCGGAGGCGGGCGGGCGCTTCGTGCTGCAGGATTTCGTCGATGCCCTGAAGCAGCGCGGCGTGCTGATCTCCAACTTCCACACGACCCAGGCCCCGACGCTGCGCATCGGCTGCATCGGCGCGATCACCCCGGACGACATGCGCCACGCCGTGGCGGTCATGGGCGAGGTGCTGGAGGAGATGGGCGTCCTCGCCTGA
- a CDS encoding DUF1289 domain-containing protein gives MKSPCTGLCRFDSGTGWCKGCGRSRADCRDWKRRPETRPGILRRLKDRMRALREAGRR, from the coding sequence GTGAAAAGCCCCTGCACCGGACTGTGCCGCTTCGACTCCGGAACCGGGTGGTGCAAGGGCTGCGGCCGTTCCCGGGCCGATTGCCGCGACTGGAAGCGCCGCCCGGAAACCCGGCCCGGTATCCTGCGCCGCCTGAAGGACCGGATGCGCGCCCTGCGGGAGGCCGGCCGGCGGTAG